In the Candidatus Syntrophosphaera sp. genome, one interval contains:
- the mraY gene encoding phospho-N-acetylmuramoyl-pentapeptide-transferase translates to MLYHLLYPLAKYSIVFNVMRYITFRSIGAFLTALIFTLFLGPSIIRLLKKKSAVETIDKDTPEKHRSKAGTPTMGGLIIIFALLLSSLLWNDLGNRSILMMYLTTFWLGVFGFLDDYLKNFVKAVKGLLPRYKLWGQISVGLILTLAIYYSSSAAENVSAIQIPFLKNTFIELGWVFIPLIVLYITGISNAVNLTDGLDGLAAGVMIFSALGLGVMSYLKGNFVTAGYLNLEFIPTAGELTVFISALIGTLIGFLWFNAHPAEVFMGDTGSLTLGGILAVISVLLKEQIFFLIIGFLFVSETLSVVIQRGWFKHTKRKFGQGRRVFLCAPLHHHFELKGIHESKIVIRFWIIAILLLAVGLSTIKLR, encoded by the coding sequence ATGCTTTACCACCTACTCTACCCTCTGGCCAAATACAGCATCGTCTTCAACGTGATGCGCTACATCACTTTCCGTTCGATCGGGGCGTTCCTCACCGCTTTGATCTTCACCCTGTTCCTGGGGCCTTCCATCATCCGCCTGCTAAAGAAAAAATCCGCGGTGGAAACCATCGACAAGGATACCCCGGAAAAACACCGCAGCAAAGCCGGAACCCCGACCATGGGGGGCTTGATCATCATCTTTGCCCTGCTGCTATCCTCTCTGCTCTGGAACGACCTGGGCAACCGCTCCATCCTGATGATGTATCTCACCACATTCTGGCTGGGAGTTTTCGGTTTTCTGGACGACTATCTGAAGAATTTTGTCAAGGCGGTGAAAGGCTTGCTGCCCCGCTACAAGCTCTGGGGGCAAATCAGCGTGGGCCTGATCCTGACCCTGGCCATCTACTACAGCAGCAGCGCGGCGGAAAATGTCTCCGCCATCCAGATCCCCTTCCTGAAAAACACTTTCATCGAGTTGGGATGGGTGTTCATTCCCTTGATAGTGTTATACATAACAGGGATCTCCAATGCCGTGAACCTCACCGACGGCCTGGACGGCCTGGCCGCAGGGGTGATGATCTTCTCCGCTTTGGGGCTGGGCGTGATGAGCTATCTCAAGGGCAATTTCGTCACCGCCGGATACCTGAACCTGGAATTCATCCCCACGGCTGGAGAACTCACCGTTTTCATCTCCGCCCTGATCGGCACCCTGATCGGTTTCTTATGGTTCAACGCCCATCCCGCCGAAGTTTTCATGGGCGACACCGGCTCGCTCACATTGGGAGGCATCCTGGCCGTGATCTCCGTACTGCTCAAGGAACAGATCTTCTTTCTGATCATCGGCTTCCTGTTCGTGAGCGAAACCCTCTCCGTCGTCATCCAGCGCGGCTGGTTCAAACACACCAAACGCAAGTTCGGCCAAGGCCGGAGGGTCTTCCTCTGCGCCCCCTTGCATCATCATTTTGAGCTCAAAGGCATCCATGAATCCAAGATCGTCATCCGTTTTTGGATCATCGCCATCCTCCTGCTGGCCGTGGGACTCAGCACGATCAAGCTGCGCTGA
- a CDS encoding UDP-N-acetylmuramoyl-L-alanyl-D-glutamate--2,6-diaminopimelate ligase, producing MKAGDIIRILQKHGLFLESQGVEEDTPLSGKVCVDNRELQEGDIFICIKGLNNDGHSFIGDARARKAALVICEDPFIDLLPSIRVTDSRKATALLAKLYWHDPSSRFRLVGITGTNGKTTTSLLLFRAVRELGLSAGWIGTLGYEINERHFATQHTTPDILELNRIFADMADQGVKYLFMEVSSHALALDRVYGIEFDYCLFTNLSREHLDFHSSMEDYGATKMKLFEGSVGHKSIALINTDDSYGRHIFDDLRQREAFVFSVGNTEADFLIRTDQPSHQASWEQSRFTLQCREGAINIRSPLIGRFNISNLALSAAAMNLMGFEKRQIEQVLNSVQPVRGRFERISNDRGIGVFIDYAHTPDALENVLRASRALEHRRILCLLGAGGDRDSGKRPLMLKAALQFSDAVIISDDNPRSENPNDIIREMVTGSEFWLPWWIIRDRREAIRAILRLAQPGDVVLICGKGHETYQEIEGVRHHFDDAEVARDYLAEVPSLENDDLALPVDRLMLELLFGLPGGENPGYQPPQTLVRISTDSRTIQPNSIFFALKGANFDGHDFLGQVLSDSSILGVGQNDSYSQSNYLKVPDSLQAMASLFRKYLLMFDVYKIALTGSTGKSSTKELLSAVLSAHSPTLKTQANENNLIGLCQTIGRIRPEHRFAIFELGTNAFGEIAALSDVCAPDAGIIINIGPSHLEFLKDENGVYKEKITLFNRPLDIRLFDADDPRFESFKASGKGVGFDEQADFRVGDVSCDDQSCCFTLNSENYFVPHPVPYFAKNASFAIAMALHKGLSTEKIRQALATPVLLDMRLQLERHGDRLLLADCYNANPVSMQSAIEYWHRLEPDKEHFAILGDMLELGASAEMYHDMIGTILSEQGYDDLITVGDLARRYHGQDNPLPACHFQNVEELLSTEILRSLPSGAVILVKGSHSIHLEKLLPLLRKEI from the coding sequence ATGAAGGCTGGCGATATCATTCGCATCCTGCAGAAACACGGGCTTTTCCTCGAAAGCCAGGGTGTGGAAGAAGATACCCCCCTCAGCGGAAAGGTCTGCGTGGACAACCGCGAGCTGCAAGAAGGGGATATCTTCATCTGCATCAAAGGTTTGAACAATGATGGGCACAGCTTCATTGGAGATGCCAGGGCCAGGAAGGCCGCGCTGGTGATCTGCGAAGACCCCTTTATCGACCTACTTCCCTCGATCAGGGTCACCGACAGCAGAAAAGCCACAGCCCTCCTGGCCAAACTTTATTGGCACGATCCCAGTTCCCGCTTCCGGCTGGTCGGGATCACCGGAACGAACGGCAAGACCACAACTTCCCTGCTGTTGTTCCGAGCTGTGCGGGAACTCGGCTTATCCGCAGGCTGGATCGGCACCCTGGGCTACGAGATCAACGAACGGCATTTCGCCACCCAGCACACCACGCCCGACATCCTTGAGCTGAACCGGATCTTTGCGGACATGGCCGACCAGGGCGTCAAATACTTGTTCATGGAAGTTTCCTCCCACGCGCTCGCTTTGGACAGGGTTTACGGGATCGAATTCGACTATTGCCTGTTCACAAACCTCAGCCGCGAGCATCTGGATTTTCACAGCAGCATGGAGGATTATGGCGCCACGAAAATGAAGCTCTTCGAAGGCTCGGTCGGGCACAAATCCATAGCCCTGATCAACACTGACGACAGCTATGGCCGGCACATCTTTGATGATTTGCGGCAAAGGGAGGCCTTCGTTTTCTCTGTCGGCAACACTGAGGCCGATTTCCTCATCCGGACCGATCAGCCCTCCCATCAAGCCTCTTGGGAGCAAAGCCGATTCACTCTGCAATGCCGGGAGGGAGCGATCAACATCCGCTCGCCCCTGATCGGCAGATTCAACATCTCAAACCTCGCGCTGAGCGCGGCGGCCATGAACCTCATGGGCTTCGAGAAGCGCCAGATCGAGCAGGTGCTGAATTCCGTGCAGCCTGTGCGGGGCAGGTTTGAGCGAATCTCCAATGACCGCGGGATCGGCGTTTTCATCGATTACGCCCACACCCCGGACGCCCTGGAAAACGTGCTGCGGGCCAGCCGCGCTCTGGAGCATAGACGGATCCTTTGCCTGCTGGGCGCTGGCGGCGACCGCGACTCCGGCAAGCGCCCCCTGATGCTCAAAGCCGCCCTCCAGTTTTCCGATGCCGTGATCATCAGCGACGACAATCCCAGGAGCGAAAACCCCAATGACATCATCCGCGAGATGGTCACCGGCAGCGAATTCTGGCTGCCCTGGTGGATAATCCGCGACCGGCGTGAGGCCATTCGGGCCATTTTAAGGCTGGCTCAGCCGGGAGACGTTGTCCTGATCTGCGGCAAAGGCCATGAGACCTATCAGGAGATCGAGGGTGTGAGGCACCATTTCGACGATGCCGAGGTCGCCCGAGATTACCTGGCTGAAGTTCCCTCCCTGGAAAATGATGATCTGGCCCTCCCTGTGGACCGGCTGATGCTGGAACTGCTGTTTGGTCTGCCAGGAGGTGAAAATCCTGGTTATCAACCGCCCCAGACCTTAGTCAGGATATCCACGGACAGCCGGACGATCCAGCCCAATTCCATCTTTTTCGCCCTTAAAGGCGCCAATTTCGACGGACACGACTTTCTCGGCCAGGTCCTTAGTGATAGCTCCATCCTGGGAGTTGGCCAGAACGACTCATACAGCCAAAGTAACTATCTTAAGGTACCCGACAGCTTGCAGGCCATGGCCAGCCTTTTCCGGAAATACCTTTTGATGTTCGACGTTTACAAGATCGCCCTCACCGGCAGCACGGGCAAGAGCAGCACCAAAGAGTTGCTATCCGCCGTATTATCCGCCCACTCCCCCACCCTGAAGACCCAGGCCAACGAAAACAACCTGATCGGGCTCTGCCAGACGATCGGCAGGATCAGGCCCGAACACAGATTCGCCATTTTTGAGCTGGGCACCAACGCCTTTGGTGAAATTGCCGCGCTCAGCGACGTTTGCGCCCCCGACGCCGGCATCATCATCAACATCGGACCCTCCCATCTGGAATTTCTGAAAGACGAGAACGGAGTGTACAAGGAAAAGATCACCCTCTTCAACCGGCCCCTGGATATCAGGCTGTTCGACGCAGACGACCCCAGATTCGAAAGCTTCAAGGCCAGCGGAAAAGGCGTGGGCTTTGATGAACAGGCCGATTTTCGCGTTGGCGACGTCTCCTGCGACGACCAGAGTTGCTGTTTCACCCTGAATTCGGAGAACTACTTTGTCCCGCATCCCGTTCCCTATTTCGCCAAGAACGCCTCCTTCGCGATTGCCATGGCGCTGCACAAAGGCCTTTCTACTGAAAAGATCAGGCAGGCCCTGGCAACTCCGGTCCTTCTGGACATGCGCCTGCAACTTGAAAGACACGGAGACCGGTTGCTTTTGGCTGATTGCTACAATGCCAATCCGGTTTCCATGCAGAGCGCGATCGAATACTGGCACAGGCTGGAACCGGATAAGGAACATTTCGCCATCCTCGGTGATATGCTGGAACTGGGCGCATCCGCGGAAATGTATCACGACATGATTGGCACCATCCTATCGGAACAAGGCTACGACGACCTGATCACCGTCGGCGACCTGGCCAGGCGATATCACGGACAGGACAATCCCTTGCCTGCCTGTCACTTCCAAAATGTGGAGGAACTCCTCTCCACCGAAATTTTGCGGTCCCTTCCGTCCGGTGCTGTGATTCTGGTCAAGGGATCGCACTCCATCCATCTGGAAAAGCTCCTGCCCCTGCTAAGAAAGGAGATCTGA
- a CDS encoding PASTA domain-containing protein: MRSRYLFLVFIFGLATLVWSIYLFSLQIFDPFNLANDRLVRYTPTKEQLTPTRGSIYDAKGDLLVSSISYYQIDIDRNAVSKWADGEGIGLNKAYDMISQAIGNNCSVKPEQVKKRLTMNDRLNSIQITNRVREMELERIIRAFSDEDLPGLIHSFSSMRRIYSRGIQAARLLGSVQALSDGYDPETGSKSLYQLRGINGIEATHDKYLAGEYGWREVVYDARHRRVPYPNLHEKPSQDGYNLHLTIDANIQEIVENALYEGLKKYRAKNAGAIAMDPNTGRIIAMAGVSASDNNIDPGLVRVQSNIPVSFMFEPGSTMKPLTMLPALEKNLIRPNEQIPCGTYQIGKRTIRDTHVYNTLRPVDIITRSSNVGIARIAERIGSKRLYEKFISLGYGQKTGLNLYGESSGIFAKLENWDGYMLHSLSFGQAISVTALQHATAFCAVANGGKIVKPYVLEYVTDSTGRVVERFEPEVLRQVSSKAATDTIRHYMQGVVDNGTARHIKMDYIKVAGKTGTAQKAMEDGRGYASGKYNSVFVGMFPADAPKVVLIVFYDEPMVGYHYGSLSAAPTFKKIVEDMLFMPNSNLIAFDERLIQSSLKMPDLRGKHINQAQAILNQYGFSYNIEGPDESSVVVDQFPKPNVSVDPSHLVTLRIGISAEQAEPVVVRGEMPDLCGLTLRRAMQVAARENIALKVKGSGIVRRQSIQPGSRVTNHATCVIEASL; the protein is encoded by the coding sequence ATGCGTTCGCGCTATCTGTTTTTGGTTTTCATTTTCGGCCTGGCCACCCTGGTCTGGTCGATCTACCTTTTCAGCCTGCAGATCTTCGATCCCTTCAACCTTGCGAACGACAGGCTTGTCCGCTATACCCCGACCAAAGAACAGCTCACCCCCACGCGGGGCTCGATCTATGACGCCAAGGGCGACCTGCTTGTAAGTTCCATCAGTTATTACCAGATCGACATCGACCGCAACGCCGTGAGCAAATGGGCCGATGGCGAGGGCATCGGACTGAACAAGGCCTACGACATGATCAGCCAGGCGATCGGAAACAACTGCTCAGTCAAGCCCGAGCAGGTCAAAAAACGCCTGACCATGAACGACCGGCTCAATTCCATCCAGATCACCAACCGGGTGCGCGAGATGGAACTGGAACGAATCATCCGGGCATTTTCGGATGAGGACCTGCCTGGCCTGATCCACAGCTTTTCGTCGATGCGGCGCATCTATTCGCGCGGGATCCAGGCGGCCCGTCTGCTTGGCTCCGTGCAGGCGCTTTCCGACGGCTATGACCCAGAAACGGGCAGCAAATCGCTTTATCAGCTCCGCGGCATCAATGGGATCGAAGCCACCCACGATAAGTATCTGGCCGGAGAATACGGCTGGCGCGAAGTGGTCTACGACGCGCGCCACCGGCGCGTCCCCTATCCCAATTTGCATGAAAAGCCCTCGCAGGATGGCTATAACCTGCATCTGACCATCGACGCCAATATCCAGGAGATCGTGGAAAACGCCCTCTACGAGGGATTGAAGAAATACCGGGCCAAAAACGCCGGGGCCATCGCCATGGACCCCAACACAGGCAGGATCATCGCCATGGCCGGAGTTTCCGCTTCCGACAACAATATCGATCCCGGCCTCGTGCGCGTGCAATCAAACATTCCAGTCAGCTTCATGTTCGAGCCTGGCTCAACCATGAAACCACTCACCATGCTCCCCGCCCTGGAAAAGAACCTGATACGGCCAAACGAACAGATTCCCTGCGGCACCTACCAGATCGGCAAACGCACGATCCGGGACACTCATGTCTACAATACCCTGCGCCCCGTGGACATCATCACCAGATCCAGCAACGTGGGCATAGCACGGATCGCCGAACGGATCGGATCCAAGCGCCTTTATGAGAAATTCATCTCTTTGGGCTACGGCCAGAAAACCGGTCTGAACCTTTATGGCGAAAGCAGCGGGATCTTTGCCAAGCTCGAAAACTGGGACGGCTACATGCTGCATTCCCTCTCCTTTGGCCAGGCCATATCCGTCACCGCCCTGCAGCACGCCACCGCCTTCTGCGCTGTCGCCAACGGCGGCAAGATCGTCAAACCCTATGTGCTGGAATATGTTACGGATAGCACGGGTAGGGTTGTGGAACGCTTCGAACCCGAGGTCCTGCGCCAGGTGAGCAGCAAGGCGGCCACCGATACAATCCGCCATTACATGCAGGGCGTGGTCGATAACGGGACCGCGCGGCACATCAAGATGGATTACATCAAGGTGGCAGGCAAGACGGGAACAGCGCAAAAGGCCATGGAGGACGGAAGGGGTTATGCCAGCGGCAAATACAATTCCGTATTCGTGGGCATGTTCCCGGCAGACGCGCCCAAGGTCGTGTTGATCGTTTTCTATGACGAACCAATGGTGGGATACCATTATGGCAGCCTGAGCGCCGCCCCCACTTTCAAAAAGATCGTTGAGGACATGCTGTTCATGCCCAACAGCAATCTGATCGCGTTTGACGAGCGCTTGATCCAGAGTTCCCTGAAAATGCCGGACCTGCGCGGAAAACACATCAATCAGGCTCAGGCGATCCTCAATCAATACGGATTTTCCTACAACATAGAAGGCCCCGACGAATCATCCGTGGTCGTGGACCAATTCCCCAAACCCAATGTTTCGGTCGATCCAAGCCATTTGGTGACTCTAAGGATCGGAATCAGCGCCGAACAAGCCGAGCCCGTCGTCGTGCGGGGCGAGATGCCCGACCTCTGCGGCCTGACCCTGCGCAGGGCTATGCAGGTCGCCGCCCGGGAAAACATCGCCCTCAAGGTCAAAGGCTCAGGCATAGTGCGCAGGCAGTCCATCCAGCCCGGTTCCCGCGTCACCAACCACGCCACCTGCGTGATCGAGGCCTCCCTATGA
- the rsmH gene encoding 16S rRNA (cytosine(1402)-N(4))-methyltransferase RsmH, giving the protein MKSYHTPVLSEQCVGYLNPHSGGVYVDATLGGGGHSLAILQKCPDIHLFGFDQDDEAIKRSQDMLKDFADRLEAIKANFSRMRTELALRKVKAIDGVIFDLGVSSHQLDTPERGFSFDNEAPLDMRMDRSQDYTAADAVNGLSQAELTRIFKEYGEDPNATRIARKIEAKRASDPIKTTGDLARIIESAVGAGTKESLKTKVRIFQSLRIFVNFELEVLEPALTDAINILKPGGRIVVLSYHSLEDRVVKHIFRSAATGCDCPTQVLDCVCGKKKKLQLLNRKPLTADPAEVEQNVRSRSVRLRAAEKIKGE; this is encoded by the coding sequence ATGAAGAGCTATCACACTCCCGTCCTCTCTGAGCAATGCGTGGGATACCTGAATCCCCATTCGGGCGGGGTGTATGTGGACGCGACTTTGGGAGGCGGAGGCCACAGCCTGGCGATCCTGCAAAAATGCCCCGACATCCATCTCTTCGGATTTGACCAGGACGATGAAGCGATCAAACGTTCCCAGGACATGCTGAAAGATTTTGCGGACCGGCTCGAAGCCATCAAGGCCAATTTCTCGAGGATGCGGACCGAACTGGCCTTGCGCAAGGTGAAGGCGATCGACGGGGTCATCTTCGACCTGGGCGTTTCGTCCCACCAACTGGACACACCGGAACGCGGTTTCAGCTTTGACAATGAAGCCCCTTTGGACATGCGGATGGACCGCTCCCAGGATTACACAGCCGCGGATGCCGTCAACGGGCTTTCCCAGGCTGAATTGACCAGGATCTTCAAAGAATACGGCGAGGACCCCAACGCGACCCGGATCGCCAGAAAGATAGAGGCCAAACGCGCCAGCGATCCGATCAAGACGACCGGAGACCTGGCCAGGATAATCGAGTCCGCCGTGGGTGCAGGCACCAAGGAATCGCTCAAGACCAAGGTGCGGATATTCCAAAGCCTGCGCATTTTCGTGAATTTTGAGCTTGAGGTGCTGGAGCCAGCCCTGACGGACGCGATCAACATCCTCAAACCGGGTGGCCGGATCGTTGTGCTAAGCTACCATTCCCTGGAGGACAGGGTGGTGAAGCACATCTTCCGTTCCGCCGCAACGGGCTGCGACTGCCCGACCCAGGTGCTTGACTGCGTCTGCGGCAAAAAGAAAAAACTGCAACTTCTGAATAGAAAGCCGCTGACCGCCGATCCGGCCGAAGTGGAACAAAACGTTCGTTCTCGCAGCGTGAGATTGCGCGCTGCCGAGAAGATCAAGGGGGAATGA
- a CDS encoding protein MraZ, producing the protein MSGPFIGFSENAVHNQRVIIPAAFKRKFSEESRRTVVITVGPSNSIALYPLDSWVATLDKLASGDETHQRFRTRLIDCAVVEAELEGPGRVRIPEKQLAEAGIKDSVIVKGEMHYISLWNPDEYYKKRAQNMEDNLREYDTNIYQVTGK; encoded by the coding sequence ATGTCAGGTCCTTTTATTGGTTTTTCGGAAAACGCGGTGCACAACCAGCGGGTGATCATCCCCGCCGCCTTCAAGCGGAAATTTTCGGAAGAATCCCGCCGTACGGTCGTGATCACCGTGGGACCCTCAAATTCGATCGCCCTCTACCCTCTTGATTCCTGGGTGGCCACCCTGGACAAGCTTGCCAGCGGGGACGAGACCCATCAACGCTTCAGGACCCGCCTGATCGATTGCGCGGTCGTGGAAGCCGAACTGGAAGGCCCCGGTCGGGTGCGCATCCCGGAAAAGCAACTCGCCGAAGCCGGGATCAAAGACAGCGTCATCGTGAAGGGCGAAATGCATTACATCAGCCTCTGGAACCCAGATGAATACTACAAAAAGCGTGCCCAGAACATGGAAGACAACCTCCGGGAATACGACACGAACATCTACCAGGTGACAGGAAAATGA